The window CGATCTCGAACATCCGATCACACCTCATGTCGCAAACGTTGGCTCCGCATCGGGCACCGGGGGGCGACGGCGCCGTTGCAAAACCGCAACGCGGAACACGCGCCGAATCCGTCACATCCTTTCCGCCGCAGGTGTGCGGAATTTCCCACCGGGGAGGATGACACGACGCGCCACGATAAATTCAAGCCGCTTATGATGGGCAAATCCGGGATTGACTCGATCCGACTTAAATGGAAAGCTGCCTCATTTCATAAGCATCGTGTATGTACCCCGCGAAATGAGGATGATGGCCACCTTGGCCGGAATGCTCCCGCGCGCCGCCTCCGCAACGAGGACACACCGACCCGAAGCGAATCCTCTTGCAAGCATACGCCCCGGCTCCCGATTTTTCCCACGACGACCGTCGCATGCCGCACGTGACATGCTGAGCCAGCTCGTGCGCCTCCTTTTCGTCCTGACGATGCTGGCGCTGCTGGTGCGGCCGGCGTTCGCGCTCGAAGTGGCAGTGGTGCTGTCGAAACGGAGCGCGGTGCAGGAGGCATTTTCCGGGGCCCTTTTTCGCGAAGTTTCGGCCTCCCCTTCCGTGCGCCTGAACAATGCCGGCAGCGCTGAAGAATCCGTCGACGACGCAATCCTGAAGCGCGCGGACCTCGTGATTGCCGTCGGCGCGGAGGCCGCCGACGCCATCGCCGGGCGCAGTGCGGCGCCCATCCTGGTCACGCTGGTCTCAACCCCCAACCTGCGCACGCTGCAGTCCCGGCATCCGCGCGTCAAGTTGGGCGGGATCGTGCTCGACCAGCCGCTTGCCCGGCACATGCGCCTGATCCGTGCGACCAATCCGAAGACCACGCGGGTGGGCGTGCTGCTCGGTCCGCAGTCGGCACCGATGCGCAGCGCGCTCGCCGAAGCGGGAAGCCGCCAGGGCCTGAGCATGAGCTTCGAGGTCATCGAGGACACCGACGGATTGCTGCCCGCGCTGGAACGCCTGCTGGAAACCTCGGATGCGATCCTCGCAGTGCCCGATCCGGTCGCATACAGCTCCAGCACGGCACGCCCGATCCTGCTGACCACCTACCGCTACCGCAAGCCGCTGTTCGGCTATTCGCAGGCCTACGTGACGGCCGGCGCAATCGCATCCGTCTATACGGCGCCAGAGGATGCCGCCCGCCAGGTGGGCGAATGGCTGGCCTCGCACCCGAACCCGACGCACGTCGAGCTGCCGGCGGCGGAGGCGCCGAAGTATTTCAGTGTCGGGGTCAACCGCCACGTGGCGCGCTCGCTCCTGTACCCGGTTCCCGATGAGACGGCCCTCGCCGATGCGATCGAGAAAAGGAGGCCGCATTGAAGCCGAGCCGCCTCTCCCTGCACGACCGGTTGCTGCTCGTCGCGCTGCTGCCGGCGGCGCTGCTCGCCACGCTCGTGACGGCGCTGGTCCTCTATCGCGGTGCCCGGACCGTGGACCGCGCAGTTCATGATCACGGCACGGCCATCGTCAGCTTCCTCGCCCCGGCGGCCGAATACGGCGTGATCTCCGGCAATCGTGCCACCCTTCAATCCTTGCTGCAGGCCGCGATGGCGCAGCGCGAAGTGGTCGCCGCGGCGGTGTATAACGACCAGGGGGTGCTGCTCGCAAGCAAGGGGCGCATCGGCGTGCTGGATCCCGAGGCCCTGCGCAGCGCGGCCAACGGGGGGACGGCCCCGTGCGCCGCGCCCGACATCCTCACCGTCATCGCGCCGATCGAATCGGCCGGCATCAACATCGACGACGAGTACCTGGACGGTTGGCAGACGCGGGGCGTCGCACGCACAAGGACGATCGGCTGGGTCCACGTCGAACTCGACACCCGGCCTTCGTCGCGCGAGAAATCCCTGACCGTATGGACTTCCTTCGCGATCGTCGCCCTCGGCCTGCTGCTCACGGCGGCGATCGCGGCAGGGCTGGCCCGGTCGGTGTCGCACCCCGTCGCAGGCCTGGTCCGCGGCGTCAAGCAGATGGCGGCGGGCGCACTCGACGTCAAGATCTCCGAGCAGGCGACGAGCCAGGAACTGTCCGCGCTGGAGCGCGGCTTCAACACGATGGCGCGTGCGATCTCGGAAAACCAGCGCACGCTGCAGTCGCGCATCGACGACGCGACGGCGCTGCTTGCCTACCAGGCGCAGCACGACCCGCTCACGGGCCTGCCGAACCGCCGCGTGTTCGAGCAGAAGCTGGAGGAATGCGTCATCGCGTCACGCCGTGCAGGTGATCACGGGGCGTTGTGCTTCATCGACCTCGACCGCTTCAAGATCGTGAACGACACCTGCGGCCATGCCGCCGGCGACGACCTGCTGATGCGCATCGCGCTGCTGATCCAGCAGCGGCTGCGCGAACAGGACATCATCTGCCGCATCGGCGGCGACGAGTTCGCGCTGATCCTGCGCGGCTGCAGCCCGGAGGACGCGCTCAACATCGCCAATGAGCTGCGGGAGAGCATCTCCTCGTTCCGCTTCGACTGGCAGGGACACACCTTCTCGGTCGGCGCCAGCATCGGCATGGCCTGCATCGACGGCACGCACACCGATCCGTCGGACATCCTGATCGCGGCCGACGCCGCCTGCTACGACGCGAAGCGAAACGGCCGCAACTGCGTCATACAGCACCCGGCGCAGGATTGCACGCCCGGCGCCGCCCCGGACGTGGCCACGTCGCGCGGCGGGAACACGGCCTGACCGGTGGCCGGGCCGTTTCGCATGCGGCCGTGCTGCGCCGCTTCGCGTATACTCGCGGCGCCCCGATCATGCCCGTCGACCACTACGAAAATTTTCCTGTCGCCTCGCTCCTGCTTCCGGTCCGCCTGCGCGAGCCCGTGGAAGCGATCTACGCGTTTGCGCGCACTGCCGACGACATCGCCGACGAGGGCGACATCGCGCCTGTCGCGCGCCTGGCGCGGCTCAACGACTACCGCATCGAACTGAACGCGATCGCGGCGGGCGCCCCCCCGCGCGACGCCTCGCTCGCACCGATCTTCGCGCGCCTGGGCACGAACATCCGCACCCACAAGCTGCCGCTGCAGTACTTCCGCGACCTGCTCGACGCCTTCAGCCAGGACGTCGGCAAGACGCGCTATGCCGACTTCGCTGAGCTGCTCGACTACTGCCGCCGCTCCGCCAATCCCGTCGGGCGGCTGCTGCTGCATCTCTATGACGCCGCGACCCCGGACAACCTGCGGCGCTCGGATCTCATCTGCACCAGCCTGCAGCTGATCAACTTCTGGCAGGACGTCGCCGTCGACTGGCGCAAGCAGCGCATCTACCTGCCGCAGGCCGACATGGCACGCTTCGGCATCGACGAATCGCACATCGACGGCGGCCGCTGCGACAGCGCGTGGCGCGCGCTGATGGACTTCGAAGTGCAACGTGCGCGCGCGATGATGCTCGAAGGCGCCCCGCTCGCGCGGCAACTGCCGGGCTGCATCGGCTGGGAGCTGCGCCTGATGGTGCAGGGGGGCCTGCGCATCCTCGAACGCATCGAGGCGATCGATTACGACGTATTCCGCCGCCGGCCCACCCTCACCCGCGGCGACTGGCCGCGCCTCGCGTGGCGCGCCGTGCATTACCCGAGAAACCGATGAATCCGCACGAATACTGTCACGACAAGGCCGCGAAGAGCGGCTCCAGCTTCTACTACAGCTTCATGTTCCTGCCGCCGGAACGGCGCCAGGCCATCACGGCCCTGTATGCGTTCTGCCGCGAGGTGGACGACGTCGTCGACGAATGCCATGACGTGCAGGTCGCGCAGACCAAGCTCGACTGGTGGCGCAAGGAAGTGTCGCGCGCCTATGGCGGGACGCCCAGCCATCCGGTCGGCTTCGCGCTGAAGGACGTCGCCGGGCGCTTCAACCTGCCGCGCGAACAGCTCCTCGAGATCATCGACGGCATGGAGATGGATCTCACGCAGAGCCGCTATCTCGACTTCAAGGGGCTGCAGCTTTACTGCTACCGCGTCGCCAGCGTCGTGGGGCTGCTCGCCGCCGAGATCTTCGGCTACCGCGAACGGCAGACGCTGAAGTACGCGCACGACCTCGGCATGGCCTTCCAGCTCACCAACATCATCCGCGACGTTGGCGAGGACGCCCGTCGCGGACGCATCTACCTGCCGATCGAGGACCTGCAGCGCTTCAAGGTCCCGGCGAGCCAGATCATGGAAGGACGCCACGACGAGAATTTCCGCGCGCTGATGGCCTTCCAGGCCGAGCGCGCCGAGACGTTCTACGACCAGGCGCTCGCCCAACTCCCCGCCGTCGACCGCAAGAGCCAGCGTCCCGGCCTCGTGATGGCGGCGATCTACCGCACCCTGTTGCGCGAGATCGCCAGCGACGGCTTCCTCGTGCTCGACCGCCGCACCTCGCTCACCCCGGTGCGCAAGCTGTGGATCGCCGGCAAGACCTGGGTGCGCGCATGACGACCGGACGCAGCCCGCGATGACCCAGCAGGTCGCGATCATCGGCGCCGGTTACGCCGGCCTCGCGTGCGCGGTCGAACTCGCGCGGCGCGGCGTGCAGGTGACCGTGTTCGAGCGCTCGCACACGCTCGGCGGACGGGCGCGCGCGGTCGCGAAGGACGGGTGGCGCGTCGATAACGGCCAGCACATCCTGCTCGGCGCGTACGCCGAACTGCTGCGCCTGCTCCGCATCACGGGCGGATCGCCGAAGGAACTCGCCCATCTGCCGCTCACCCTGCACATCCCCGGGCACCTGCACCTGCAGGCCGCCGGCCTGCCCGCCCCGCTGCATCTGGCGTTCGGCCTGCTGCGCGCCAAGGGGCTGGACTGGGGCGACCGGCTCGGGTTGCTGCGGCTGATGCGCACGCTGAAGAAGCGGCGCTTCCGCGTCGACTCCGACCTGAGCGTGGCGGCGCTGCTGCGCGAACTGCGCCAGCCCGAGCGACTGACCCGGCTGGTGTGGGAACCGCTGTGCGTCGCAGCACTGAACACCCCGATCGCCGAAGCCTCCGCGCAGGTGTTCGCGAACGTGCTGCGCGACAGCCTCGCGGCCGGTGCCGCGGCGAGCGAGCTGCTGATCCCGCGCGTCGACCTGTCGGAACTCTTCCCTGTCCCCGCCGCGCGCTACCTCGCCGTGCGCCGCGGCAAGCTGCGCACCGGGACGGCGATCGAGGCGATCCACCACCTGCACGAAGGTTTCCGGCTGGAAGGCGACCCCTCTCCCCGGCAGGTCTATGCGCAGGTGGTGCTCGCCACCGCCCCGCACCACGCGAGCGCCCTGCTCGACTCGGTGGGCAGCTGCGATCGCCTGTCGGCCATGATCGCCGCGCTGCCGAGCGAACCGATCACGACCGTCTACCTCGCGCTCGGCGCGTCGATGCGCCTGCAATACCCGATGATCGGACTCACCCGCGGGCCGGCCCAATGGGTCTTCGACCGCGGCCAGCTCGGCGGCCCCGAAGGGCTCTTCGCGTGCGTCATCAGCGCGCACGGCCCACATGACGCGCTCTCGCGCGAGGATCTCCTGCTCGCCGTGCATGCCCAGCTCGAACAGGAACTCGGCCGGCGCCTGCCGCCGCTGCAATGGTCGCAGGTCATCACCGAGAAGCGGGCGACTTTCGCCTGCCGTCCGGGCGTATCGCGCCCCGGCGCACAGACGCCTGTGCCGGGACTGTGGCTGGCCGGCGACTACCTCGACTCGGATTACCCCGCGACACTGGAATCGGCCGCACGCTCGGGGATCAACGCGGCCTCGCGCGTCCTGCGCCGCATCGCCAGCTCCGCCGCCTGACCTGTCCCGTCTCAGGCGGTGCGGGCGGACTCTTCCACCAGCCGCCCCGCCTGCATGTGCAGCACGCGGTCGCAGCGCCCGGCGAGCGATTCGTCATGCGTGACGAGAATCAGCGTCGTACCGGACTCGCGGTTCAACGCGAACATCAGCTCGATCACCGCTTCGCCCGTCGCCGCGTCGAGATTGCCCGTGGGTTCGTCCGCCAGCAGCAGGCGCGGGTTGGGCGCGAACGCCCGCGCCAGGGCCACGCGCTGCTGCTCGCCGCCGGAGAGATGCTTGGGATAATGGCGCAGGCGGCCGCCGAGGCCCACGCGCTCGAGCCACTGGCGGGCCGTTGCGGCCGCCTCGCGGGCCCCCGCGAGCTCCAGCGGCAGCATGACATTTTCGAGCGCGGTCAGCGCCGGCAGGAGCTGGAAGGCCTGGAAGACGAAGCCGATCAATTCGCCACGCAAGCCAGCCCGGTCATCCTCGCC is drawn from Azoarcus sp. DN11 and contains these coding sequences:
- a CDS encoding ABC transporter substrate binding protein, which codes for MLSQLVRLLFVLTMLALLVRPAFALEVAVVLSKRSAVQEAFSGALFREVSASPSVRLNNAGSAEESVDDAILKRADLVIAVGAEAADAIAGRSAAPILVTLVSTPNLRTLQSRHPRVKLGGIVLDQPLARHMRLIRATNPKTTRVGVLLGPQSAPMRSALAEAGSRQGLSMSFEVIEDTDGLLPALERLLETSDAILAVPDPVAYSSSTARPILLTTYRYRKPLFGYSQAYVTAGAIASVYTAPEDAARQVGEWLASHPNPTHVELPAAEAPKYFSVGVNRHVARSLLYPVPDETALADAIEKRRPH
- a CDS encoding diguanylate cyclase, which codes for MKPSRLSLHDRLLLVALLPAALLATLVTALVLYRGARTVDRAVHDHGTAIVSFLAPAAEYGVISGNRATLQSLLQAAMAQREVVAAAVYNDQGVLLASKGRIGVLDPEALRSAANGGTAPCAAPDILTVIAPIESAGINIDDEYLDGWQTRGVARTRTIGWVHVELDTRPSSREKSLTVWTSFAIVALGLLLTAAIAAGLARSVSHPVAGLVRGVKQMAAGALDVKISEQATSQELSALERGFNTMARAISENQRTLQSRIDDATALLAYQAQHDPLTGLPNRRVFEQKLEECVIASRRAGDHGALCFIDLDRFKIVNDTCGHAAGDDLLMRIALLIQQRLREQDIICRIGGDEFALILRGCSPEDALNIANELRESISSFRFDWQGHTFSVGASIGMACIDGTHTDPSDILIAADAACYDAKRNGRNCVIQHPAQDCTPGAAPDVATSRGGNTA
- the hpnC gene encoding squalene synthase HpnC, which gives rise to MPVDHYENFPVASLLLPVRLREPVEAIYAFARTADDIADEGDIAPVARLARLNDYRIELNAIAAGAPPRDASLAPIFARLGTNIRTHKLPLQYFRDLLDAFSQDVGKTRYADFAELLDYCRRSANPVGRLLLHLYDAATPDNLRRSDLICTSLQLINFWQDVAVDWRKQRIYLPQADMARFGIDESHIDGGRCDSAWRALMDFEVQRARAMMLEGAPLARQLPGCIGWELRLMVQGGLRILERIEAIDYDVFRRRPTLTRGDWPRLAWRAVHYPRNR
- the hpnD gene encoding presqualene diphosphate synthase HpnD produces the protein MNPHEYCHDKAAKSGSSFYYSFMFLPPERRQAITALYAFCREVDDVVDECHDVQVAQTKLDWWRKEVSRAYGGTPSHPVGFALKDVAGRFNLPREQLLEIIDGMEMDLTQSRYLDFKGLQLYCYRVASVVGLLAAEIFGYRERQTLKYAHDLGMAFQLTNIIRDVGEDARRGRIYLPIEDLQRFKVPASQIMEGRHDENFRALMAFQAERAETFYDQALAQLPAVDRKSQRPGLVMAAIYRTLLREIASDGFLVLDRRTSLTPVRKLWIAGKTWVRA
- the hpnE gene encoding hydroxysqualene dehydroxylase HpnE; its protein translation is MTQQVAIIGAGYAGLACAVELARRGVQVTVFERSHTLGGRARAVAKDGWRVDNGQHILLGAYAELLRLLRITGGSPKELAHLPLTLHIPGHLHLQAAGLPAPLHLAFGLLRAKGLDWGDRLGLLRLMRTLKKRRFRVDSDLSVAALLRELRQPERLTRLVWEPLCVAALNTPIAEASAQVFANVLRDSLAAGAAASELLIPRVDLSELFPVPAARYLAVRRGKLRTGTAIEAIHHLHEGFRLEGDPSPRQVYAQVVLATAPHHASALLDSVGSCDRLSAMIAALPSEPITTVYLALGASMRLQYPMIGLTRGPAQWVFDRGQLGGPEGLFACVISAHGPHDALSREDLLLAVHAQLEQELGRRLPPLQWSQVITEKRATFACRPGVSRPGAQTPVPGLWLAGDYLDSDYPATLESAARSGINAASRVLRRIASSAA
- a CDS encoding ABC transporter ATP-binding protein; translated protein: MDRSGIEFSVPVMQVSSLSKHVELADGQGTLRILQDVSFGVAAGESVAIVGASGSGKSTLLGLLAGLDVPSAGSVRILGHDLFALGEDDRAGLRGELIGFVFQAFQLLPALTALENVMLPLELAGAREAAATARQWLERVGLGGRLRHYPKHLSGGEQQRVALARAFAPNPRLLLADEPTGNLDAATGEAVIELMFALNRESGTTLILVTHDESLAGRCDRVLHMQAGRLVEESARTA